In one window of Branchiostoma lanceolatum isolate klBraLanc5 chromosome 15, klBraLanc5.hap2, whole genome shotgun sequence DNA:
- the LOC136420500 gene encoding uncharacterized protein translates to MSVEMEKIITNNKLCQDIKRLSPDYQTSYLEAFHALILHFAPKMFHFSHRGMQYRVILAAMHFNENANRAQRRRRDGEDMYSLHYPKAKQGGYIVRKVLEKPTFVYARELLDCVEAICSGDNYEGDMLEGLLVAAPVPPPLNATFQKPQKEAAVREKVNRFQH, encoded by the exons ATGTCTGTTGAGATGGAGAAAATCATCACCAACAACAAGCTCTGCCAAGACATCAAACGCTTGTCTCCAGACTACCAGACATCGTACCTGGAGGCCTTCCATGCACTGATACTGCACTTTGCCCCGAAGATGTTTCACTTTTCGCACAGGGGGATGCAATACAG GGTGATTCTCGCCGCCATGCATTTCAATGAAAATGCAAACAGAGCACAGAGAAGGAGAAGGGATGGCGAGGACATGTACAGTCTCCACTACCCCAAGGCCAAGCAAGGCGGGTACATCGTCCGGAAGGTTCTGGAGAAGCCAACATTcg TCTATGCCAGGGAGTTGTTGGACTGTGTGGAGGCCATCTGCTCAGGAGACAACTATGAAGGCGACATGCTGGAAGGCCTGTTGGTTGCTGCCCCGGTGCCCCCGCCTCTCAACGCTACCTTCCAGAAACCCCAGAAGGAGGCAGCAGTGAGGGAAAAGGTCAACAGGTTTCAGCATTAG
- the LOC136420493 gene encoding uncharacterized protein — MVNQCSAANCTNKREQGFSLHELPKEEPRRTKWIQQIRRTRSGPKGTLWNPPKTVFLCSAHFEEECYELAPSLKQQFGMDVYHKKQLKTTAVPSIFPRARDTVASTAQPAKRRKSAAFEKRRRLEVLEDCQKKYEESSAQTAVEEETRDGAGHSAECDGGVPVDVNPTELDTTSTSCCDSAVQVSLKPATKTKAVQFSRKGRSKAVQTIQTMCLPTTVTVATQTEVDEEDEEDEHMSVTSVSSNEDQMIEDDPDYVPSSGEESDSDDPEEEAAQPPQQDQPPQQDRRIFLVFWACLAQLIAKWCSCPFCASRDLQVSYKVVGTFLRVTLKCKQDGCGCHEDWDSQRFFGRSAAGNILLSAAILFSGATATKVLRVLNHMGVAVISVRSFFRHQSQVLFTAVQRVWAEQQVTMLNILRAEKTPLVCGGDGRADTPGHCAKYGTYTLMELRKTIVIDVQLVQSNEVGGSCHMELEGLRRSLEKVEDHVDVGSLVTDRHLGINKMVREDYPHIKHFFDI, encoded by the exons ATGGTAAACCAGTGTTCCGCAGCAAACTGCACAAACAAAAGGGAGCAGGGTTTCAGCCTTCACGAGCTTCCAAAAGAGGAACCTCGGCGCACAAAGTGGATTCAGCAAATTCGTCGCACAAGGTCTGGGCCGAAGGGAACGCTGTGGAACCCTCCCAAGactgtgtttttgtgcagtGCACATTTTGAGGAGGAATGTTACGAACTCGCGCCAAGTTTGAAGCAACAGTTTGGGATGGATGTGTACCACAAGAAGCAGTTGAAGACCACGGCTGTTCCAAGCATCTTCCCCCGAGCTCGAGACACAGTGGCGAGCACGGCGCAGCCTGCCAAGCGTAGGAAATCTGCGGCATTTGAGAAAAGGCGCAGACTTGAG GTACTAGAGGATTGTCAGAAGAAGTATGAAGAGTCTTCTGCTCAGACTGCTGTTGAGGAAGAGACAAGAGATGGCGCAGGCCATTCTGCAGAGTGTGATGGTGGTGTGCCTGTTGAT GTGAACCCAACAGAATTGGATACTACCAGTACTAGTTGCTGTGACAGTGCTGTGCAGGTGTCCCTGAAGCCGGCAACCAAGACCAAGGCGGTGCAATTCAGTAGAAAGGGACGCAGTAAAG CTGTGCAGACCATACAGACCATGTGCCTACCCACCACTGTCACAGTGGCCACACAGACAGAGGTGGACGAGGAGGACGAGGAGGACGAGCACATGTCGGTGACAAGTGTCAGCTCCAACGAAGACCAGATGATAGAGGACGACCCTGACTACGTCCCGTCCTCTGGTGAGGAGTCAGACTCCGATGACCCTGAGGAGGAAGCTGCCCAGCCACCACAGCAAGACCAGCCACCACAGCAAGACCGCCGCATTTTCTTGGTGTTCTGGGCTTGCCTGGCCCAGTTGATCGCGAAATGGTGCAGCTGTCCATTCTGTGCATCACGCGACCTTCAAGTCTCCTACAAAGTGGTAGGAACATTTCTGCGGGTCACGCTCAAGTGTAAGCAGGACGGGTGTGGTTGCCATGAAGACTGGGACAGCCAACGATTCTTCGGAAGATCTGCAGCCGGCAACATTTTGTTGTCGGCTGCAATCTTGTTCAGCGGGGCAACTGCAACCAAAGTCCTCCGAGTCCTGAACCACATGGGCGTGGCCGTAATCTCCGTCAGGTCTTTCTTCCGGCACCAGAGCCAAGTCCTCTTCACAGCAGTGCAGCGGGTGTGGGCAGAGCAGCAAGTCACCATGCTCAACATTCTGAGGGCAGAGAAGACACCCCTTGTGTGTGGTGGTGATGGAAGAGCCGATACGCCAGGCCACTGTGCAAAGTATGGGACATACACACTAATGGAACTCCGGAAGACGATCGTGATTGATGTCCAacttgtacag AGCAACGAGGTGGGAGGCTCTTGCCATATGGAGCTAGAGGGGCTCAGACGGTCACTGGAGAAGGTGGAAGACCATGTGGATGTCGGGTCACTCGTCACTGATCGCCATCTCGGGATCAACAAGATGGTACGGGAAGACTACCCCCACATCAAACACTTCTTCGACATATGA